From Scleropages formosus chromosome 9, fSclFor1.1, whole genome shotgun sequence, one genomic window encodes:
- the ifi30b gene encoding gamma-interferon-inducible lysosomal thiol reductase codes for MKVAVLLFVVGFCYTVDRSESKPSPSCGFPPSQWCRTLEIAAECGVYKQCLELNSTRANVADPPVEVGLYYESLCPGCRSFLVLQLYPTWLMLHDIMTVKLVPYGNAQETNNKEPYTFSCQHGEQECLGNMMETCVMNITGGEGFPIIYCMESSTDVIAAGEPCLKLYAPTVTWESVMSCVKGDVGNKLMHNNAQETNALKPPHQYVPWVTINGKHTEDLQDKAMSSLFNLVCSLYKGEKPAACTGAFKKLDQSYC; via the exons ATGAAAGTCGCGGTGCTACTTTTTGTTGTTGGCTTCTGCTACACGGTGGACAGAAGTGAAAGCAAGCCGAGCCCGTCTTGCGGGTTTCCTCCGTCGCAGTGGTGCCGGACTCTGGAAATTGCTGCCGAGTGTGGG GTTTACAAGCAATGTCTAGAGTTGAATTCCACCAGGGCAAATGTGGCTGATCCCCCTGTGGAGGTGGGCCTGTACTATGAGAGCCTCTGCCCTGGCTGCAGGAGTTTCCTGGTACTACAGCTCTATCCAACGTGGCTTATGCTTCATGACATCATGACTGTCAAGCTGGTGCCGTATGGTAATGCACAG GAGACTAACAATAAGGAGCCTTATACATTTTCCTGTCAACATGGAGAGCAAGAGTGTTTGGGCAACATGATGGAG ACCTGTGTGATGAATATAACAGGTGGTGAAGGATTTCCGATAATCTACTGTATGGAGTCCTCGACTGATGTCATTGCTGCTGGCGAGCCT tgtttgaagCTCTACGCCCCCACAGTCACTTGGGAGTCTGTTATGTCCTGTGTGAAGGGAGATGTCGGGAACAAGCTGATGCATAATAATGCACAAGAGACAAATGCCCTCAAACCACCCCACCAGTATGTGCCGTGGGTCACTATTAATGGG AAACACACGGAGGATTTGCAGGACAAGGCAATGTCGTCCCTCTTTAACTTGGTCTGCAGCTTATATAAG GGTGAAAAGCCTGCAGCCTGCACTGGAGCATTCAAGAAACTTGACCAAAGTTACTGTTGA
- the cist1 gene encoding putative LOC729966 homolog codes for MARASCLVLVLSAVSSFVVSQTTISGLQTSSSPSSSASKTNSETFTTSTALTGNHSIPAKETTLHGEHSNDTSPTAGTTRDPISPSEPNTSISSTIHANTIGPTGNTTSGSSTFTTSPFPTWFTTLASSVTSSTNDTNASENITPNAEVVGGVSGNPGLVAVLCIFFIVLALVLTIAVAKAISSRKNKFERLHDLQMNKMNEGSPFAHYPPK; via the exons ATGGCGAGAGCGTCATGCCTGGTACTGGTGTTATCAGCGGTCAGCAGCTTCGTCGTTTCTCAGA CAACGATCAGTGGACTGCAGACATCCAGTTCTCCAAGCTCTTCAGcaagcaaaacaaacagtgagACTTTCACCACTTCAACAGCTCTGACAGGCAATCATTCAATCCCAGCAAAAGAAACAACACTGCACGGCGAACACTCAAATGACACCAGTCCAACTGCAGGAACTACAAGGGATCCCATTAGTCCTTCAGAGCCAAATACATCCATTTCTAGCACCATCCATGCGAACACGATAGGTCCTACTGGCAACACCACCAGTGGATCTTCCACTTTTACTACATCTCCTTTCCCAACTTGGTTCACAACCCTTGCATCTTCTGTCACAAGTTCCACAAATGATACAAATGCAAGTGAGAACATCACTCCAAATGCag aGGTGGTCGGTGGCGTGTCAGGGAACCCAGGCCTGGTTGCAGTCCTCTGTATCTTCTTTATCGTCTTAGCTCTGGTGCTGACAATTGCAGTAGCAAAGGCCATAAGTTCCAGAAAGAACAAGTTTGAAAGGCTTCATGATTTGCAGATG